From the genome of Trichoplusia ni isolate ovarian cell line Hi5 chromosome 26, tn1, whole genome shotgun sequence, one region includes:
- the LOC113505715 gene encoding uncharacterized protein LOC113505715 — MLKITAFLALAFIENLKKKFQLLISTFPVSCAWSSGLSCGSCGPECAPACGTRRFRACCFNYLRRKRTDGLKIHLLEDDFTQNLPLHHISKTPSEEQWLFSVLANENHPYNFENKAENHLEEY; from the exons ATGTTGAAAATTACAGCTTTTTTGGCGCTTGCTTTTATTG aaaacttaaaaaaaaagtttcaattactTATTTCCACCTTCCCAGTGAGCTGCGCGTGGTCATCGGGCCTGTCGTGCGGCTCGTGCGGGCCGGAGTGCGCGCCGGCGTGCGGCACGCGCCGCTTCAGAGCGTGCTGTTTCAACTACCTCAGGAGGAAGAGGACTGATGGTCTGAAG ATCCATTTACTTGAAGACGATTTTACACAAAACCTTCCTTTACACCACATCAGCAAAACCCCTTCGGAAGAACAATGGCTGTTCAGCGTCCTGGCAAACGAAAACCATCCTTATAACTTCGAAAATAAGGCTGAAAACCATCTGGAAGAATATTGA
- the LOC113505519 gene encoding uncharacterized protein LOC113505519 codes for MFKITAIVSLMLIGSTLWAASLSCDSCGSECASACGTRHFRSCCFNYLRRKRGPETLKFLNQNQELEGRPKSKLPMFVVENIPVPEQWFSSLSNENHPYSLEDMIENRVYDA; via the exons atGTTTAAAATTACTGCTATTGTTTCGTTAATGCTTATCG gcAGTACGCTTTGGGCGGCTAGTCTGTCATGCGACTCGTGTGGTAGCGAGTGTGCGTCGGCGTGTGGCACGCGTCACTTCCGGTCCTGCTGCTTCAACTACCTGAGGAGGAAGAGGGGCCCAGAGACACTCAAG ttcCTCAACCAGAATCAAGAATTAGAAGGTCGTCCTAAATCAAAGCTCCCAATGTTTGTGGTGGAAAACATCCCGGTACCCGAACAATGGTTCTCCAGCTTGTCAAACGAAAACCACCCTTATTCTCTAGAAGATATGATCGAGAATCGCGTTTACGACGCATAA
- the LOC113505518 gene encoding gastrula zinc finger protein XlCGF57.1-like, whose product MEVEEVVVKCEVIEISDEGEDNDDMAKKKKRVRKRLPPKERSKCEHCPKTFATKYELKKHIRTHTGERPYMCTICGKTYTQLGHLSIHQLSHQGIKNFNCTECGSSFYRKADLDRHEKIHLGIKPHVCEICSKSFTQKNNLVMHVKMHVGDRAHLCTVCNKRFMTRSKLVLHSKRHEKSKKVKTEIEMDRDSD is encoded by the exons ATGGAGGTGGAAGAAGTTGTGGTGAAATGTGAGGTGATCGAGATCTCTGATGAAGGAGAGGACAATGATGATATGGCAAAGAAGAAAAA acGCGTTAGAAAACGCCTGCCACCTAAGGAGCGATCGAAATGCGAACACTGTCCAAAGACCTTTGCAACAAAATACGAACTCAAGAAACACATACGAACACACACCGGCGAGCGTCCATACATGTGCACGATATGCGGCAAAACCTACACGCAATTAGGCCACCTCAGCATACACCAGCTATCCCATCAAGGGATCAAAAACTTCAACTGCACCGAATGTGGCTCGTCATTTTACAGAAAAGCCGACTTAGATCGACACGAAAAGATACATCTAGGCATCAAACCACACGTCTGTGAGATCTGTTCGAAAAGTTTCACGCAAAAGAACAATTTGGTTATGCACGTAAAAATGCATGTTGGGGACCGGGCCCATTTGTGTACCGTTTGTAATAAACGTTTTATGACTAGGAGTAAGTTGGTGTTGCATTCCAAGAGGCACGAGAAATCGAAGAAGgttaaaactgaaattgaaaTGGATAGGGATAGTGATTGA